From one Nycticebus coucang isolate mNycCou1 chromosome 14, mNycCou1.pri, whole genome shotgun sequence genomic stretch:
- the PIDD1 gene encoding p53-induced death domain-containing protein 1 isoform X4, whose product MAAVVEGLEPEATAAAAEDAAGDAAEAVVAGSRVPALLAGNRLSFDLCAGGCHQLLHLCAQQSPQLLQVEFLRLSTHEDPQLLEATLALVPWSLPHLRSLVLKGGQCRDALGACIHGALTTLPAGLSGLARLAHLDLSFNSLETLPGCVLQMQGLDALLLSHNHLSELPGALGALPSLTFLTVTHNCLQTLPTALGTLSTLQRLDLSKNLLDTLPPEIGGLSSLSELNLASNRLQSLPASLGISPVLEMPRLFLTSDLDSFPVTPQGCSVTLACGVRLQFPAGATTTPITVHYRLLLPEPGLVHLGPHDALLSGVLELQPHRVAFQQDVGLWLLFVPPRARRCREVVVRTCTDNSWDDLETHLKEETPKRLWAHCQVPHFSWFLVVSRPVSNACLVTTEGTLLCSSGHPGVKVTFPPGATEEPRRVSMQVVHMASRELQALLGEPEAAVSPLLCLSQSGPPSFLQPVTVQLPLPSGVTGLSLDRSCLHLLYWAPPAVTWDDITAQVVLELTHLYARFQVTHFSWLVFTQLPQSPSSLGTAPLIPSPTRYWLWYTTKTCVGGLARKAWERLRLHRVNLIALQRRRDPEQVLLQCLPQNKVDATLQRLLERYRGPEPSDTVEMFEGEKFFAAFERGIYVDADRPDCVEGRICFVFYSHLKNVKEVYVTTTLDREAQAVRGQVSFYRGTVPVQVPEEAEAARRKKGTNTLWMATLLIKLPRLRGSEGHGWGASPSLAPLNLGDAENGFLTQSNLLSVAGRLGVDWPAVALHLGVPYRELQRIRHNFRDDLDGQIRHMLFSWAERQAGQPGAVGLLVQALEQSDRQDVAEEVRAVLELGRRKYQDGIRRTGLVPEDPALPSPSAPQSPEPAQA is encoded by the exons ATGGCTGCAGTGGTGGAGGGGCTGGAGCCCGAGGCCACTGCAGCTGCTGCAGAAGATGCTGCCGGAGATGCTGCGGAGGCTGTGGTTGCAGGGTCCAGGGTGCCTGCGCTCCTGGCTGGGAACCGACTAAGCTTCGACCTATGTGCTGGGGGCTGCCACCAGCTGCTGCACCTGTGTGCCCAGCAGTCCCCTCAGCTGCTGCAGGTGGAATTCTTGCGACTGAGCACTCACGAGGACCCTCAGCTGCTGGAAGCCACCCTGGCCCTGGTGCCTTGGAGTCTGCCCCACCTCCGCTCCCTGGTACTCAAAG GAGGGCAGTGCCGGGATGCACTGGGTGCCTGCATCCATGGTGCCCTGACCACTCTGCCTGCTGGCCTGAGTGGCCTGGCCCGCCTGGCCCACCTGGACCTCAGCTTCAACAGCCTGGAGACACTGCCAGGCTGTGTCCTGCAGATGCAAGGCCTGGATGCTCTCCTGCTGTCTCACAACCACCTCTCAGAGCTGCCAGGGGCCCTGGGGGCCCTCCCATCCCTCACCTTCCTCACCGTGACACACAATTGCCTGCAAACACTGCCCACAGCACTGGGGACCCTTTCTACCCTACAGCGCCTGGATCTCTCTAAGAACCTTTTGGACACTCTGCCCCCGGAGATTGGAGGCCTGAGCAGCCTCAGTGAGCTCAATCTGGCCTCCAACCGGCTGCAgagcctcccagcctcccttg GGATATCCCCTGTTCTGGAAATGCCCAGACTGTTCCTGACCTCAGATTTGGACAG CTTCCCTGTGACTCCCCAAGGCTGCTCTGTGACCCTAGCCTGTGGTGTCCGCCTGCAGTTCCCAGCAGGGGCCACCACTACTCCCATCACTGTCCACTATCGGCTGTTGTTGCCAGAGCCAGGCCTTGTCCACCTGGGTCCTCACGATGCCCTGCTCAGCGGTGTCCTGGAGCTGCAACCACATAGGGTGGCCTTCCAGCAG GATGTGGGCCTCTGGCTATTGTTTGTTCCCCCACGGGCCCGGCGTTGTCGTGAGGTAGTGGTCAGGACATGCACTGACAATAGCTGGGATGACCTGGAGACCCACCTGAAGGAAGAGACACCCAAG AGGCTCTGGGCTCACTGCCAGGTGCCCCACTTCTCCTGGTTCCTTGTGGTTTCACGCCCTGTATCCAATGCCTGTCTGGTGACAACAGAGGGGACGCTGCTTTGCTCTTCTGGTCATCCTGGGGTCAAAGTCACCTTCCCCCCTGGGGCCACTGAGGAGCCTCGTCGAGTTTCCATGCAG GTGGTGCACATGGCTAGCCGGGAGCTGCAAGCTCTCCTTGGGGAgccagaggctgcagtgagccctCTGCTGTGCCTCTCTCAGAGTGGTCCCCCCAGCTTCCTCCAGCCAGTCACTGTGCAGCTGCCTCTGCCCTCTGGCGTCACAG GCCTCAGTCTGGACCGCTCTTGCCTGCACCTGTTATACTGGGCGCCCCCTGCAGTCACCTGGGATGACATCACTGCTCAGGTGGTGCTGGAGCTCACGCACCTGTATGCTCGCTTCCAGGTCACACACTTCTCCTGGTTAGTATTCACCCAGCTCCCTCAGTCCCCATCCTCACTTGGTACAGCTCCCCTCATCCCCAGCCCCACCAGGTACTGGCTCTGGTACACCACCAAGACCTGCGTAGGGGGCCTGGCACGCAAGGCCTGGGAGCGGCTGCGGCTACACCGCGTGAACCTCATTGCCCTGCAGCGGCGGCGGGACCCTGAGCAGGTCCTGCTCCAGTGCCTGCCCCAAAACAAG GTGGATGCCACCCTTCAGCGGCTGCTAGAGAGGTATCGAGGCCCTGAGCCCTCTGACACTGTGGAGATGTTTGAGGGCGAGAAGTTCTTTGCAGCCTTTGAGCGGGGCATCTACGTGGATGCTG ATCGCCCAGACTGCGTGGAGGGCAGGATCTGCTTTGTCTTCTACTCTCACCTGAAGAATGTGAAGGAGGTCTATGTGACCACCACGCTGGACAGGGAGGCTCAAGCTGTGCGGGGCCAG GTGTCCTTCTACCGGGGCACAGTGCCCGTGCAGGtgcctgaggaggctgaggctgcccGGCGGAAGAAGGGCACCAATACCCTGTGGATGGCCACTCTGCTCATCAAGCTACCG AGGCTGCGAGGGTCTGAGGGGCATGGGTGGGGGGCCAGCCCCTCTTTGGCACCTCTGAACCTGGGCGATGCTGAGAATGGCTTCCTGACCCAGAGCAACCTGCTGAGTGTGGCTGGGCGCCTGGGTGTAGACTGGCCAGCCGTGGCCCTGCACCTGGGTGTGCCCTACCGTGAGCTGCAACGAATCCGGCACAACTTCCG GGATGACCTGGATGGGCAGATACGCCATATGCTCTTCTCCTGGGCTGAACGCCAGGCCGGGCAGCCAGGAGCCGTGGGGCTCCTGGTGCAGGCCCTGGAGCAGAGTGACCGGCAGGATGTAGCTGAAGAGGTTCGGGCAGTCTTGGAGCTTGGCCGCCGCAAGTACCAAGATGGCATCCGACGCACAGGCTTGGTTCCGGAGGACCCTGCTCTGCCCAGCCCATCGGCTCCACAGTCCCCAGAGCCTGCCCAGGCCTAG
- the PIDD1 gene encoding p53-induced death domain-containing protein 1 isoform X6, which translates to MGSLGRPQCGCCSRGGQCRDALGACIHGALTTLPAGLSGLARLAHLDLSFNSLETLPGCVLQMQGLDALLLSHNHLSELPGALGALPSLTFLTVTHNCLQTLPTALGTLSTLQRLDLSKNLLDTLPPEIGGLSSLSELNLASNRLQSLPASLAGLRSLRLLVLHSNLLASVPAGLARLPLLARLDLRDNRLRDVPPELLDAPFVRLQGNPLGEPLSEPSSPPGISPVLEMPRLFLTSDLDSFPVTPQGCSVTLACGVRLQFPAGATTTPITVHYRLLLPEPGLVHLGPHDALLSGVLELQPHRVAFQQDVGLWLLFVPPRARRCREVVVRTCTDNSWDDLETHLKEETPKRLWAHCQVPHFSWFLVVSRPVSNACLVTTEGTLLCSSGHPGVKVTFPPGATEEPRRVSMQVVHMASRELQALLGEPEAAVSPLLCLSQSGPPSFLQPVTVQLPLPSGVTGLSLDRSCLHLLYWAPPAVTWDDITAQVVLELTHLYARFQVTHFSWLVFTQLPQSPSSLGTAPLIPSPTRYWLWYTTKTCVGGLARKAWERLRLHRVNLIALQRRRDPEQVLLQCLPQNKVDATLQRLLERYRGPEPSDTVEMFEGEKFFAAFERGIYVDADRPDCVEGRICFVFYSHLKNVKEVYVTTTLDREAQAVRGQVSFYRGTVPVQVPEEAEAARRKKGTNTLWMATLLIKLPRLRGSEGHGWGASPSLAPLNLGDAENGFLTQSNLLSVAGRLGVDWPAVALHLGVPYRELQRIRHNFRDDLDGQIRHMLFSWAERQAGQPGAVGLLVQALEQSDRQDVAEEVRAVLELGRRKYQDGIRRTGLVPEDPALPSPSAPQSPEPAQA; encoded by the exons ATGGGGTCTCTGGGCAGACCCCAGTGTGGATGTTGCTCCAGGG GAGGGCAGTGCCGGGATGCACTGGGTGCCTGCATCCATGGTGCCCTGACCACTCTGCCTGCTGGCCTGAGTGGCCTGGCCCGCCTGGCCCACCTGGACCTCAGCTTCAACAGCCTGGAGACACTGCCAGGCTGTGTCCTGCAGATGCAAGGCCTGGATGCTCTCCTGCTGTCTCACAACCACCTCTCAGAGCTGCCAGGGGCCCTGGGGGCCCTCCCATCCCTCACCTTCCTCACCGTGACACACAATTGCCTGCAAACACTGCCCACAGCACTGGGGACCCTTTCTACCCTACAGCGCCTGGATCTCTCTAAGAACCTTTTGGACACTCTGCCCCCGGAGATTGGAGGCCTGAGCAGCCTCAGTGAGCTCAATCTGGCCTCCAACCGGCTGCAgagcctcccagcctcccttg CGGGGTTGCGGTCCTTGCGGCTTCTTGTCctgcacagcaacctcctggcCTCAGTGCCTGCTGGCTTGGCCCGCCTCCCACTGCTTGCCCGGCTTGACCTGAGGGACAACCGGCTCCGGGATGTGCCCCCTGAGCTACTAGACGCCCCCTTTGTGCGCCTGCAGGGGAACCCCCTGGGCGAGCCCTTGTCAGAACCCTCGAGTCCCCCAG GGATATCCCCTGTTCTGGAAATGCCCAGACTGTTCCTGACCTCAGATTTGGACAG CTTCCCTGTGACTCCCCAAGGCTGCTCTGTGACCCTAGCCTGTGGTGTCCGCCTGCAGTTCCCAGCAGGGGCCACCACTACTCCCATCACTGTCCACTATCGGCTGTTGTTGCCAGAGCCAGGCCTTGTCCACCTGGGTCCTCACGATGCCCTGCTCAGCGGTGTCCTGGAGCTGCAACCACATAGGGTGGCCTTCCAGCAG GATGTGGGCCTCTGGCTATTGTTTGTTCCCCCACGGGCCCGGCGTTGTCGTGAGGTAGTGGTCAGGACATGCACTGACAATAGCTGGGATGACCTGGAGACCCACCTGAAGGAAGAGACACCCAAG AGGCTCTGGGCTCACTGCCAGGTGCCCCACTTCTCCTGGTTCCTTGTGGTTTCACGCCCTGTATCCAATGCCTGTCTGGTGACAACAGAGGGGACGCTGCTTTGCTCTTCTGGTCATCCTGGGGTCAAAGTCACCTTCCCCCCTGGGGCCACTGAGGAGCCTCGTCGAGTTTCCATGCAG GTGGTGCACATGGCTAGCCGGGAGCTGCAAGCTCTCCTTGGGGAgccagaggctgcagtgagccctCTGCTGTGCCTCTCTCAGAGTGGTCCCCCCAGCTTCCTCCAGCCAGTCACTGTGCAGCTGCCTCTGCCCTCTGGCGTCACAG GCCTCAGTCTGGACCGCTCTTGCCTGCACCTGTTATACTGGGCGCCCCCTGCAGTCACCTGGGATGACATCACTGCTCAGGTGGTGCTGGAGCTCACGCACCTGTATGCTCGCTTCCAGGTCACACACTTCTCCTGGTTAGTATTCACCCAGCTCCCTCAGTCCCCATCCTCACTTGGTACAGCTCCCCTCATCCCCAGCCCCACCAGGTACTGGCTCTGGTACACCACCAAGACCTGCGTAGGGGGCCTGGCACGCAAGGCCTGGGAGCGGCTGCGGCTACACCGCGTGAACCTCATTGCCCTGCAGCGGCGGCGGGACCCTGAGCAGGTCCTGCTCCAGTGCCTGCCCCAAAACAAG GTGGATGCCACCCTTCAGCGGCTGCTAGAGAGGTATCGAGGCCCTGAGCCCTCTGACACTGTGGAGATGTTTGAGGGCGAGAAGTTCTTTGCAGCCTTTGAGCGGGGCATCTACGTGGATGCTG ATCGCCCAGACTGCGTGGAGGGCAGGATCTGCTTTGTCTTCTACTCTCACCTGAAGAATGTGAAGGAGGTCTATGTGACCACCACGCTGGACAGGGAGGCTCAAGCTGTGCGGGGCCAG GTGTCCTTCTACCGGGGCACAGTGCCCGTGCAGGtgcctgaggaggctgaggctgcccGGCGGAAGAAGGGCACCAATACCCTGTGGATGGCCACTCTGCTCATCAAGCTACCG AGGCTGCGAGGGTCTGAGGGGCATGGGTGGGGGGCCAGCCCCTCTTTGGCACCTCTGAACCTGGGCGATGCTGAGAATGGCTTCCTGACCCAGAGCAACCTGCTGAGTGTGGCTGGGCGCCTGGGTGTAGACTGGCCAGCCGTGGCCCTGCACCTGGGTGTGCCCTACCGTGAGCTGCAACGAATCCGGCACAACTTCCG GGATGACCTGGATGGGCAGATACGCCATATGCTCTTCTCCTGGGCTGAACGCCAGGCCGGGCAGCCAGGAGCCGTGGGGCTCCTGGTGCAGGCCCTGGAGCAGAGTGACCGGCAGGATGTAGCTGAAGAGGTTCGGGCAGTCTTGGAGCTTGGCCGCCGCAAGTACCAAGATGGCATCCGACGCACAGGCTTGGTTCCGGAGGACCCTGCTCTGCCCAGCCCATCGGCTCCACAGTCCCCAGAGCCTGCCCAGGCCTAG
- the PIDD1 gene encoding p53-induced death domain-containing protein 1 isoform X7, whose protein sequence is MPRLFLTSDLDSFPVTPQGCSVTLACGVRLQFPAGATTTPITVHYRLLLPEPGLVHLGPHDALLSGVLELQPHRVAFQQDVGLWLLFVPPRARRCREVVVRTCTDNSWDDLETHLKEETPKRLWAHCQVPHFSWFLVVSRPVSNACLVTTEGTLLCSSGHPGVKVTFPPGATEEPRRVSMQVVHMASRELQALLGEPEAAVSPLLCLSQSGPPSFLQPVTVQLPLPSGVTGLSLDRSCLHLLYWAPPAVTWDDITAQVVLELTHLYARFQVTHFSWLVFTQLPQSPSSLGTAPLIPSPTRYWLWYTTKTCVGGLARKAWERLRLHRVNLIALQRRRDPEQVLLQCLPQNKVDATLQRLLERYRGPEPSDTVEMFEGEKFFAAFERGIYVDADRPDCVEGRICFVFYSHLKNVKEVYVTTTLDREAQAVRGQVSFYRGTVPVQVPEEAEAARRKKGTNTLWMATLLIKLPRLRGSEGHGWGASPSLAPLNLGDAENGFLTQSNLLSVAGRLGVDWPAVALHLGVPYRELQRIRHNFRDDLDGQIRHMLFSWAERQAGQPGAVGLLVQALEQSDRQDVAEEVRAVLELGRRKYQDGIRRTGLVPEDPALPSPSAPQSPEPAQA, encoded by the exons ATGCCCAGACTGTTCCTGACCTCAGATTTGGACAG CTTCCCTGTGACTCCCCAAGGCTGCTCTGTGACCCTAGCCTGTGGTGTCCGCCTGCAGTTCCCAGCAGGGGCCACCACTACTCCCATCACTGTCCACTATCGGCTGTTGTTGCCAGAGCCAGGCCTTGTCCACCTGGGTCCTCACGATGCCCTGCTCAGCGGTGTCCTGGAGCTGCAACCACATAGGGTGGCCTTCCAGCAG GATGTGGGCCTCTGGCTATTGTTTGTTCCCCCACGGGCCCGGCGTTGTCGTGAGGTAGTGGTCAGGACATGCACTGACAATAGCTGGGATGACCTGGAGACCCACCTGAAGGAAGAGACACCCAAG AGGCTCTGGGCTCACTGCCAGGTGCCCCACTTCTCCTGGTTCCTTGTGGTTTCACGCCCTGTATCCAATGCCTGTCTGGTGACAACAGAGGGGACGCTGCTTTGCTCTTCTGGTCATCCTGGGGTCAAAGTCACCTTCCCCCCTGGGGCCACTGAGGAGCCTCGTCGAGTTTCCATGCAG GTGGTGCACATGGCTAGCCGGGAGCTGCAAGCTCTCCTTGGGGAgccagaggctgcagtgagccctCTGCTGTGCCTCTCTCAGAGTGGTCCCCCCAGCTTCCTCCAGCCAGTCACTGTGCAGCTGCCTCTGCCCTCTGGCGTCACAG GCCTCAGTCTGGACCGCTCTTGCCTGCACCTGTTATACTGGGCGCCCCCTGCAGTCACCTGGGATGACATCACTGCTCAGGTGGTGCTGGAGCTCACGCACCTGTATGCTCGCTTCCAGGTCACACACTTCTCCTGGTTAGTATTCACCCAGCTCCCTCAGTCCCCATCCTCACTTGGTACAGCTCCCCTCATCCCCAGCCCCACCAGGTACTGGCTCTGGTACACCACCAAGACCTGCGTAGGGGGCCTGGCACGCAAGGCCTGGGAGCGGCTGCGGCTACACCGCGTGAACCTCATTGCCCTGCAGCGGCGGCGGGACCCTGAGCAGGTCCTGCTCCAGTGCCTGCCCCAAAACAAG GTGGATGCCACCCTTCAGCGGCTGCTAGAGAGGTATCGAGGCCCTGAGCCCTCTGACACTGTGGAGATGTTTGAGGGCGAGAAGTTCTTTGCAGCCTTTGAGCGGGGCATCTACGTGGATGCTG ATCGCCCAGACTGCGTGGAGGGCAGGATCTGCTTTGTCTTCTACTCTCACCTGAAGAATGTGAAGGAGGTCTATGTGACCACCACGCTGGACAGGGAGGCTCAAGCTGTGCGGGGCCAG GTGTCCTTCTACCGGGGCACAGTGCCCGTGCAGGtgcctgaggaggctgaggctgcccGGCGGAAGAAGGGCACCAATACCCTGTGGATGGCCACTCTGCTCATCAAGCTACCG AGGCTGCGAGGGTCTGAGGGGCATGGGTGGGGGGCCAGCCCCTCTTTGGCACCTCTGAACCTGGGCGATGCTGAGAATGGCTTCCTGACCCAGAGCAACCTGCTGAGTGTGGCTGGGCGCCTGGGTGTAGACTGGCCAGCCGTGGCCCTGCACCTGGGTGTGCCCTACCGTGAGCTGCAACGAATCCGGCACAACTTCCG GGATGACCTGGATGGGCAGATACGCCATATGCTCTTCTCCTGGGCTGAACGCCAGGCCGGGCAGCCAGGAGCCGTGGGGCTCCTGGTGCAGGCCCTGGAGCAGAGTGACCGGCAGGATGTAGCTGAAGAGGTTCGGGCAGTCTTGGAGCTTGGCCGCCGCAAGTACCAAGATGGCATCCGACGCACAGGCTTGGTTCCGGAGGACCCTGCTCTGCCCAGCCCATCGGCTCCACAGTCCCCAGAGCCTGCCCAGGCCTAG